The following are encoded in a window of Vigna unguiculata cultivar IT97K-499-35 chromosome 8, ASM411807v1, whole genome shotgun sequence genomic DNA:
- the LOC114195331 gene encoding probable polyamine transporter At3g13620, with protein MGVEETPSLPATETATATASGNAAQVKKLTLIPLIFLIYFEVAGGPYGEEPAVQAAGPLLALLGFLIFPFIWSVPEALITAELTTAYPGNGGFVLWAERAFGPFWGSLMGTWKFLSGVINIASFPVLCIEYVQKIIPALRSGWPRQVAVIASTLALSFLNYTGLTIVGNVAVLLAVVSLSPFVLMSLIAIPKIKPHRWVSLGQKGVKKDWNLFFNTLFWNLNFWDNVSTLAGEVDKPNKTFPLALFVAVIFTCVSYLIPLFAVTGAVSVDQSQWETGFHAQAAEIIAGKWLKIWIEVGAVLSTIGLFEAQLSSSAYQVLGMAEIGILPKFFGVRSKWFGTPWLGILLSTLISIGVSYMDFTDIISSANFLYSLGMLLEFASFLWLRWKSPSIERPYRVPLRLPLLAVMCFIPSGFLVFIMVIATKTVYLVSGIMTVAGIGFFLFIKLCKTMKWLEFSVEEQKEISFERPAL; from the coding sequence ATGGGTGTCGAAGAAACACCTTCTTTGCCCGCCACCGAAACTGCAACCGCCACCGCTTCCGGAAACGCCGCCCAAGTGAAGAAACTCACTCTCATCCCTCTCATATTCCTCATCTACTTCGAAGTTGCCGGCGGTCCCTACGGCGAAGAGCCCGCGGTTCAAGCGGCTGGCCCCCTGCTTGCTCTCCTGGGCTTCCTCATATTCCCCTTCATCTGGAGCGTCCCCGAAGCCCTAATCACTGCGGAGCTAACCACCGCCTATCCCGGAAACGGTGGCTTTGTGCTGTGGGCGGAACGGGCCTTCGGGCCCTTCTGGGGTTCCCTAATGGGAACGTGGAAGTTCCTGAGTGGTGTCATCAACATCGCATCTTTCCCGGTCCTCTGCATCGAATACGTCCAGAAAATCATCCCCGCTCTCCGATCTGGCTGGCCCCGCCAGGTGGCAGTCATAGCTTCAACCCTGGCTCTCTCATTCCTCAACTACACCGGCCTCACCATCGTGGGTAACGTCGCTGTGTTACTCGCGGTGGTTTCTCTCTCCCCCTTCGTGCTAATGTCCCTCATCGCCATCCCCAAGATTAAGCCCCATAGGTGGGTTAGCTTGGGTCAGAAGGGGGTTAAGAAAGATTGGAACTTGTTCTTCAACACGCTCTTCTGGAACCTCAACTTCTGGGACAACGTCAGTACCTTAGCCGGGGAAGTTGATAAACCCAACAAGACTTTCCCTTTGGCCCTTTTTGTTGCAGTCATTTTCACCTGCGTCTCCTACTTGATCCCTCTCTTCGCCGTCACTGGAGCAGTTTCGGTTGACCAGAGCCAATGGGAAACTGGGTTCCACGCGCAGGCTGCGGAAATCATCGCGGGGAAGTGGTTGAAAATCTGGATTGAAGTCGGGGCAGTGTTGTCGACAATTGGTCTTTTCGAGGCCCAATTGAGCAGCAGCGCGTACCAGGTTCTGGGCATGGCGGAGATCGGGATTCTGCCCAAGTTTTTTGGAGTTAGGTCAAAGTGGTTCGGCACGCCTTGGTTGGGGATTCTGCTATCGACTTTGATATCTATTGGTGTGTCTTACATGGACTTCACCGACATAATTTCTTCGGCGAATTTCTTGTACAGTTTGGGGATGTTGTTGGAGTTTGCGTCGTTTCTTTGGCTGAGATGGAAGTCGCCCTCCATTGAAAGGCCTTACCGTGTTCCCCTGAGGCTGCCATTGTTGGCTGTGATGTGCTTCATACCCTCTGGTTTTCTGGTTTTCATAATGGTTATTGCTACTAAAACTGTTTATTTGGTGAGTGGTATCATGACTGTTGCTGGAATTGGGTTTTTCTTGTTCATAAAACTCTGCAAGACAATGAAGTGGTTAGAGTTCAGCGTGGAGGAACAGAAAGAAATTTCCTTTGAAAGGCCTGCGCTATGA